The window AAGACAGAGACAGGCAATCTTTCCTCTCCAGTTTTTAATGAtcggggaaaaaaaagcctttgGGACTTTAATCTCCTGACCTCTTCACTAGCTCACGTAGCCTTTTTGTGGTTACACAACAAATCACATCACTCAAATTGTGGCTTTTGGTATCTGGATTTATTTTAAGGTtttattgatttcttttaaagcGCAGTTGGATCTGGCCTTGAGCTACTGTTATAACCAACTTGAGAACTCCCTGTGAGTCAGGAAAGAGCATCACATTCACATGTGAGGCCCTTTTTGTGGTTCCGACAAGTTTAAGACCAAAGAAGGTCTCTCTTTACCCTCAACCCCCCTGGGATTTGAATCGACCTGCCGTAGGCCAAGTGGTTGCAATGCCAAGTCTACACCACTGGTATAGCTAATACAGGTACTGTtaccaaaattattttaaaggcAAATTATGCATTGTCAGTTACTATTTGTGAACATGCATGCTTTCCAGcaacagtgaaagtaaaagccaaccccagattcactcttgtttggcattttgcctcgcTATTTTTgcgtttcttttattttattttttttcttctgcgcTGTGTCGGAcgcctgctgcttatggtctggcacctggctgctacctttttataaagagGGGGGGATTAgatgggtctaacaaacacTAACCTTCACCTGGGAAGCAATTTTCGCATTCTGTAAGACTCTAAAGCCAAATTCTGGTCTtttttgtaaacctaaccacgtgcttttgttgcctaaacccaaccatgtgtttgttgttgaaggaaaagaaaatgtcaaatgGCGTTGCTGTACCGATGTGCACAcacagtgtattttgaaagaagacaatgcatgtaacaagcagaacctgacaaccaacgcacccaagGTATCtttcacgttgtatctggatgtggaaggtccatgactaCACGTCggtatgtgacaaggtcggagtgaaaatgtaaaaataaaaaataagagaaTACTGGAagagagcagagtctctgcagagagATATACAGCCACACACTTCTACTGGGTCATAAGTGAcaactgagagggattacttctgtgcGTTGTTTTAGAGGAAAATCCTGCTGATTACATCTTTAAACTTTCATGACTAAAACAGTTTAACGAGCAGTAATTGTGCACACATTCCATGTATAATTATTCATTAATTGTGTGGTTGTTTAGCACATAGTCTCATCTTAGTATAGAACATCTGTCACCTTTGGGTCCTAATCACATGTTTTCCATTACACCATTTCATTGTGTGAGCAGTTCGGATATAAACGTGACATTTAAATAGTAGACACAAAGTGTTAATGTACCACACCTGGAAGACATCTTATTCATCAGCATGTGGTGTGCCTGCATAATGATCTGTTCTGAGGACAGTAATGCCAGTTTGAGGCTGGGAGCGCGGGAGCTGGGAGGGGTGTGTGTCTTGACGAGTGGCAGCGAGAGAaactgttttgctgttgttgaagtAAACAGATTGGGCATGTTAACAGCCCAAACACATAATTATTCTGCCAGTTACAAACAACCTGATGCTTCTGAATTACtagtgtgtgtggttgtttCATACAAGCTttagtgtgcatgtgtatgagtGAGAGTGACTGTATCTGTTAACATGTTTGCCTGCATAGACATGAGTATGCAAGTGTTCTTCACATGTGTTTCTCCTAACCATGGCATTGCTGTGGTACAGAAAGTTTCCATCTCAACCTCATTACACTGTCGAACTGATGTTTGCATGTGGTGCACATGTTCAACATGACACCAAGTATACAGCATTATTTGGCCCGTGCAGCCTCATAAGGCTGACACCTCCGGCTTACTGGAAAGTGGATGTGGCTCAACCTGCAGTAACAACCAGACAATCTAATTCCCTGTTATTAAATGCAGACTTGAAAATGCTCTTTAAAGCTGACAACGCTACTATTTCAGATTTGGAGGCTCAGTTGTAATGGCAAGTTATGAGCTGATATGTCAGGCAAGCATTAGTTTGCTTTGAGCTGGAATCCAAGTACTGAAATGTTTGAGGCTGAGCTTAATTCGGCTTCAATCTTGAGTTCCTTAATGTGCCAAAAGTAAAACAGTTCATCAAGGGCTTACATTTGATAAAACAAATTATGAGCAAAAAGTCCCCCTGGGCCGTCTCTGCACATAACAATTAAAAGTGTTTAAGAAAGTGCAGCTCCCCACCTAATTTTCTTTCCATTGTTTTTCTCTTCACATCCTATGAGAGTGAGGGACTactccaaataaaaaaaagacagacttgtggtagccatggcaacgACATTGCCAGTCCTAACACCCAATATTTTTGATGCCCAGCAGTGTGACATGAATACACAGAGGACAcaaatatgcaaacacacagacacacacacacactcaggtagAGCCATCCCTCATTGTACTACCCAGTAGTTACAAAACACTGTCGGCTTTTTCTACTTTATCTCTGAAAGGCTCTGCTGAGTGAAGTGCAGCAGTCTGAACACACAAAAACTGGAATGTATCACATCTGACATTGTTCATAGAAAACTGTGGGTGTTGTCACTATGACATCTATTTGAGGGTACAGTTAATGGATTTCAATCTGTGAGGTCTAAAAGAGTTATAAATGACAGTATGATGCATTAATTCAAAGGGGAGAAAACCacagaaatgtgtttatttgattAATCCATAACATGACAGACAATTATTCATATCAAAGGAAACTTCACCGCTAGATATCATTATCACTGGACCATGGCAGATATCCATTGCaatccattgctcacttttATAACAGTATTCCCGCGTCTGTCAAAACAGCTGCCAGAATGTATCTTAAAGAAAATTAATATCAAAATATAGAGATGAACTTTTCGTCCCTGTGTCCCCTGGAAGAACTTAATTCAGTGGTGAATTCAATTTCTTCCTCGCGCTCCTTttttctgccaaaaaaaaacaaaattaaaaatcattagtaaaacaaacacaaaggctGAAGCTgcagttaatttaaaaaaattagcagtttcagcatgctaacatgctcaaaaaGAGCTAACATGCTGACGTTTAGTAAGTACAATATTTACCATTTTCACCATCATagtttagcctgttagcatgcaTTGCTGAGTAGCGCTAAACATAAAGTAAAGCTATGGCTAATGGGAATGTCATTTTGACTCGATGCTAAATGAAAAAGTAAGGGATTATCAAAggtattacaattcatcctgagggagaCGTAAATGCCTGTAccaatttcatggcaatccatccagttgTCAAAAAATTTACTCAGAACCACAACTATCAACCTTGTAGTagcgctagaggaaaagtcaggggattacCGAGAATCGGAGGAACATAAATGTCTATACTAATTTTCATGtcaatccatccatctctccctattgttaaaatatttcagtctggatcaatGTGGTGGACCAGCAGACAGTCTGACAGGCTGACATTGCCATCGCCAGAGCCACATGTAAAGGACACACCTATTGGTAAACTGATACATACATGCATATGATACTTTAAAGACAGAATCATGTACccaaacaaaaatgaagacaaagtaGACAACTGCTGTGCAGCCAATGATCCATCCTACCATCAGCAGGACAGGGAAAAGTTTGTGGGACGAAGCTGAGAGACAAATATAGAAACAATAACAAGTTGTTGGTAGGGTATGGAAAGATATATTGAATTAAACTCTGCATCAGTTTTTGCCTCATATTGTGTGTGGAATATGCATTTCTTACCTCTCTTGGACATGGCACTTCTCTCTGCTCTAATCTCTTTGTTGTGATAGGTGCAACGCCAGGCTCCATGCTGTGAAGAGTTGACGTCGGCATCCGGCAGGGAAGGGTGGAACAAATCTGGGGGACTTGGATTTAAATCCATCTTTAGCCCTTCCTTGGTCCCATCTAACTCTAGCCTGTTCGCCTCTCCTCAAAATTCACAAAAAGCGTATTTTACTGACAGACACATTTTGCCCCTCATCTTTTGGAGGTGAGGCCATTCCCATCACATCCTCTGTGGACCTGGTCCCAGCTGTGCTGGGCCCTGTGCTCCTCTTCCTGTATCCCCctggaggagctgctgcagctggggCTAACAACTTTGTGTCCCGAGGGTAAACACTTCTTCAGATAGGTGAATACTATGGGTCAATATCAGGAGctacagcaaaaaacaaagccaaacaaAAATCTCCAACACATTAATGAACAGCATCTGCTCAAAATTCAGTTTTAAGAGGGCAATGCTTGTGTGAATTTTGACTTGGTTGTATTTATGAAAGCCCCTGTCCAGCTCTGTACTTACTGCAGTGGAAACTATGCACATGCTTTAAAGAAATAATTATTTGCTCATTTTTGCTAAGAGTTTGATAAGATCGATTACACTCTCATGTGTGTAGGATACAGCGAgatagcttagcataaagacagggGGAAAACCAACACTTCTAAATTAATATGTTGCTGTATATCTTGTATAATACGTATTAAAAACAGTGCAAGTGTAAAAATGTCAACGGCTTTATTGGTTCTGGGCTGAGAGCTTTGACCTCTTGTCTTCTTTCCTTCCACTTTCTGCTGATTGCCTGGAaacttgttcattcattcattttcagcaatcacttatcctgttgggggtcgcagggtGCTGGattctatcccagctgacattgggtgagaggcagggtacaccctggacaggtcaccagactatcacagggctgacacatagagacagacaaccattcacactcacattcacacctacggcaaTGTTAGGGACATCAATTTACCTGAACGTCTTTgcattgtgggaggaagctggagtacccggagaaaacccacgttGACACCACGAGAACACGCAAACTCTGCAGAGAAGgtctcccccaccctggggtgaGGCGAATATGATAACCACTGCCCCACCATGCCACCCTGGAAACTTGTAATAGAgctaaaactttgttttttgtgcagattaaacaaatgagatatgACATGTTAGTCAGTGAGGTTTAACAGTACTGGGAAAAGGATGTTGGTGCCTTAGAAAAGAGACAGGGTAGTTGTTTCCCCCTTTTAGGTTTTGTGCTAAGATGCATGTAAGATAAGCTGAATAGCTGTGAGCTGCAGCTTTAaaatttccaaaatgtcaaactatttctttaaagGTGCAACATGTAATGCCTGGCCATTGTGTTATCACTAACGTCACTGAAGGTACATTCCGCTAAAAGGCCAATTTTACATGTTACCAGTCTAAAAGAAATGTTGCGAGTTCAGCATCAAACCTCATCTCTTTACTCGTCAAAAGCTGTGTCTAGGAAAGCCGCATCAATGTTTAATCTtgttttgcttctgtttttctttgctgcTGGACGTGGTTTCCGACCAGAGTGGGTGGCTGAGATGGCGATAAAGGTCGCTTGGCAAGTGCTTCAGCTATCTTTGCGTTTACTGTGCTACTAACCAGGGGCAGTACCTTCAACCTATCAATGTGATTGACGAGCCCTTGGGGTAGCTCTAGTTCTTTGTTTTCTTATGTTGGACTGAGGGCAGACTGGATGCTACAGTGACTCACGCTCACCTCTCGGGGTACAAGTAATATCATATGTAAGGCTGATGCTAGCTAGTTAGGATGCTCATTTCAGTAAATATATCTGCAACACAATTCatagattcattcattcatttctgtaactgcttatcctggtaGGGGTTGCTGGTGAGCTAGAGACTATCTCAGCTGAcgctgggcgagaggcagggtacaccctagacagttcaccagactgtcacagggctgacaagtagagacagacaaccattcacactcacattcacactagTGATGTGATGTTCGTGAACGAGCCGAATCTTTGAACTGGCTCTTTGAAGTGACTGAGTGAACCGGCTCTTTAGAGTGAACGAGCCAGTTcctaatttatttgtttttttttgctttaatttactctGTTTCCATTAATTTCAAATTATTTGATCCAGAACAAATTGAGAGAGAGACTAgtttgtgagggagaaagacagtgcaGCCGCTCACTCGTTTACGTCAAAGAGCCGATTCAAAGACTCGGCTCTTTCGCGAAAGTCACATCACTAGTCCAGGGtgacagttaaaagacaaacattAAACGGACTAGTACCAAACTTTATATCTGCGAAGTCTATTGTGGGTCCAAGTTACAATATCCAAATCATGTGATGCGATAAATCAGTAATGCGATTCATCGTTAAACCCACTAACACCCTCcgccccacacacacagcaaaaaaaaaaacataaaacaaacaaaaaaaaaaccgaaCGAACAAACCGCATCTTTGAACTGGCTCTTCAAAGTGAATGATAGCCAAATAACCGGCTCTCACAAGTGAACGAGAAATCCCATCATTAATTCATACCTATTTAGactcaccaattaacctgcatgtctttggactgtgggaggaagccggagtacctggagaaaacccacactgacacgaggagaacatgcaaactccacatagaAGGACTCCCACACCCTGGAggtcaaaccaggaaccctcttgctgtgaggcaacaatgctaaccactccACTACTGTGCcacaatactttttcaaaaattTCTTCTTCACATTTTGTTGATAACGGccatttttcaaataaatatctGGCCATATCTTACAAATTGAACTTTTAAAGGCAAAGGGGGGcataggagaggagaggagaggagaggagaggagaggagaggagtggagCAATAATTACTGGAGACATTTTAAGAAGCAACAAAATCTgaaggaggagagcagaggaagagagagatcaGATGGTCTAGAGAATGCAGGAAGAATGAGAGgacaggaagaaagagagaagggagaagAGAGGGCACTCATGGTGTAATTGGATGAACACTTGTCACTGACAGGGCCTACTCCTGAAAATGACAGCTCTCTCCCTCTAACCCCTCTCATCTTTTATAGACCACTCTAATCTATTCCTCCTGCTAATTGAACATCACACAAGCATACTCATATATAGCACCTCATTAGTATGGGGAAATTCAAGAAGATATGGGTGAAATTTATTACATGATCCCATGGAATTGCCCAACCTCTGCTATAACTGGAGCGTGCGGTTTTTGATCACCATCAAATATTCAACATTTACTCAGGTGGTTTGTATGATCTTCCAAGAATAATGACATTAATGAGGAAAAAGCTGTAGCTTATACCAAAAGCTACAGTATCTCACGTTACCAAATCCCATACCTTGCAATGttaacaaaagagaaaaataattcatgTATTCACTCTGTGATTTGGATCTGCTCCAAAATTAAATGGGTTTTTCTTTGGCCTATGTCTCGCCTTTCAACAAGTTTCACGAAAATCAggggtttttttctgctgtccttctgacaaacacacaaacaaacagaattgAAAACATAACCTTCTTGGCGGACGTAATAAGGGAAAGTACAATTGCATCATCTATTTTGAAACTGTTATCCTGGGCAATCTGAATGAACACACCAGGGTTTTGCTCCATTACTGTGTTAGCTCCAAATTACTGTACCCTCTATTCTCTCCCTACAATAACAAACTAATTTTCTCCTACTGCTAAGACACAATCTGATCCACCTCCCATGTGGCGATGATTTCAGTATATCAAATGCAttgtcctcctctttcttcctttgGTGTGGCAACAAATAACTTGTGAACACTGCTGCTCAAGTAAGCATCCATGCCTGTTACAGAGTTCTGGTTTGGTATTTTGAGGAGAAACTAGAATAAGACACTGAATTTGTTGTATGACTTTTAGACTGACCTCTGTTCCATCAACATCAGAAAGAATATTTGATATAAAGGTCACAAATTCTCTCCACAGgatgtcatgtttttttggCTCTCGATACACTCATCACTTTTCTCTGGCTGTATTAATATGCTGTGTCTCTTGTGTTAACTAATAAATGCTATTCATATTTATGTCCTTCATTTGGATTTCCCTTGCTGCTCTGCTATCTTCCAAGTGATGCATATCTGTGCGCTGCTCCTCTGCTGCCTCGTTGGGATTATCCATGGGGTTTATGGAGGGGAGCCCTGCCAGCTGATGGTAAAGTCTATTCTAGGTAGCGTTTATCAGGCAGGAGATGTAGTGATTGGGGGTCTGTTCCCTGTTCATGTGAAGGCACCGCAGCCTGAGCTGGATTTTCGAAGTGAGAAGGTTAATGCTTCCTGTGAAATGTAAGGTTCtgacaaatgaaatattttcttttcatgaaaAGCTGAACTAAGTCTGTGTTTAATACACTCTGTCATCATATCTCCCGATTTCTGATTTTCATCTTTCCTGCTGTTATTTTCCTGTGTCTCACCTGCTGCAGTTTTAACCAGCGAGCTTATCGCTGGCTTCAGGCTATGATTTTTGCTGTGGAGGAAATTAACAGTAACCCAGACCTCCTGCCGAACTTCACCCTCGGCTATCTGGCAGCTGATACTTGCCTTGCAGAGAGAACCACTCTGTTAGCAGCCATGGCTATGATAACTGGACAGGAAGTTCATTTGGCAAACTCAGAATGTGGATCTGTGCCTACAGTGCCAGTTATTGTTGGCGATGCACGCTCTTCAGCCTCGATTGTTGTGGCAAACACCCTTGGGGTGTTTGATGTACCCATGGTGAGGATAACTGATGTTCTGCAAACATAATGATGATTCATGTGCTTGTTGGTTCTGTTGCAAAGTATTTCTCATCCTGATTACAGTACCATATGTCTCTGTTCTTGtcttgtatgtttgtgtttgggcTGCACAGTGTTACACTGCTGCCTCACAGGCAAAACCTCATGAGTTCAAACCCCAATAGGTCTAACGTCAGCCCTCTGTGTTCAGTTTGCTAGTCCTCTCTGTGTTCACATGGGCTTCTTATGGTTGCTTCTGTTGTCTTCCAGATTGAAAACATGCATGTTAGGTATTAGATATGCTTCCACAATTCCCTTTGACAAAAGCACAGCCTTCAAAAATTGAAGCTGATTCATTATTCTTGCACAGTAGCTCCTAACTGCTCCTAAATAGTTAAGATGGGGTCAAATGCAGAGGATAATGTTCCTCTCTGGTACAACTTGAATATAACTCCACTCTTGTGCCTAtttctttcctgtttttttttttatatctttgtCCATCTGTTTGTTAAAATAACCACTCTTATTCTTCACAGGTGAGCTACTTAgcctcctgtgtgtgtttgagtgataACAGAAGGTACCCGCTGTTCTTCCGCACAATGCCCAGCGATGCTGCACAAGCTTGGGCCATGGCTGAACTGCTGCACCTAATGGGGTGGACTTGGGTGGGGCTGGTGTCTGCGGATGATGATTATGGCAGATTTGGGATGCAAATGTTAATGGATGCACTCAGGGGAACTGAGGTGTGTGTTGCTTACCATGAAGTGATTCCAAAGGTACTGTAGTGCCTCATATTGAAAGTGTCAGTATACACCCCCCTCCTTTCTTTCTCATTCTCTGCCTtgcagtaatgtctctttcttACCACCTGCAGCTCTTTGATACTTAATGTATCTCTTTTTCATTCCAAGGACTATCCAAAGATGACAATGCAGAGGATTGTTGAAACCATCCAGAAATCCACTGCCAGAGCCGTGGTAACATTTCTCATAGACCAGGATGCCAAGGTATTTTATTCACTAAAGATCAAACCTTTTATGTTCATAGTATTTAGACAGACAAATATTATGGAGACTAGATGCATCCACCTAGGTATGTGACACACCTTTGCTTCCTATCTCTTTGTCAGGCTTTGTTTGAGGAAGTAGTCCACCAGAATGTGACGGATAAGCAGTGGATTGCTAATGAGGCTTGGGTTACGTATAGCACTGTCTCCATCCCTCGCAACATTCCTTCATTGGCTGGGACCATAGGATTTGCTCTGCGAAAGGCCGATATCCCTGGAGTGGGAGCCTTTCTGGCTCGCTTAAATCCCAGCCTGAGTTCACCTGAGTCTGACCCTTTTATGAAGGAGCTCTGGGAAACACTGTTTGGATGCTCTCTTAGTGCTGGCCTGGGAGAGACTTTATGTTCAGGCTCAGAGGTCATAGGTGAACACATAATTTGATGGATGGAAACAAAGGGGAAGATCTTTTTAATCGCTGGAAACTGAATTCTTGAAAAACTTCAATAGCTTTGTTTAATTACATTTGCAATGTCAGTGACATTATTGTTGATTTATTGACTTATCTATTCTCTGTCATGAGTCACTTATAGGCATTGGGGAGAGCTTGTACACAGATGTGTCCCAGCTACGAATCACATATAATGTCTACAAGGCTGTGTACGCTATTGCTCACGCAATAAAAAATATGCTGGCCTGTGAACCTGGAGGAGGTCCCTTCCTGCAAGGCCAGTGTCCTGACATCCGGAGGCTGCAGCCTGTACAAGTAGATAAAATTCTACTATCTCTAGATGCCAAAAATGTTACCATTATCAGCGATCATGTGAAAcatccctttttttctctctcagataGCCCACTACCTACGAGAAGTGAACTTCACAACACCTTTGAAAGAATGGATGAACTTTGACGAGAACGGGGACCCACCTGCCTCATATGACATTATCAACTGGCATGTGACACCTCAGGGAACAATAGAGTTCGTCACTGTTGGCCATTTTGTGTCAACCCAAGGATCAGATGGTCAGTTTCACATTGACATGGACAAATTAATGTGGGGAGGACACAGCAGACATAAGGTGTCTGTTTTTGCTGCTCTTTCTTTTATGATAATCTCTGTTTTAATCACTCAAAAACCATCTCTGTGGCTGAATTCTCAGAATATGATGAAATATTATTATTGATTGCCTGATTCTAggttcctgtgtctgtgtgcagcaaTCCGTGTCTTCCTGGTACAAGAAAAGCTGTGCAGAAAGGGAAACCTGTGTGCTGCTTTGACTGTCTGCCATGTGCTGAGGGAGAAATCAGCAACCAGACAGGTCATTTTCAGGgttcattttataatgtatttgtttgtaaaaaaaaaaaaaataacaaaaaaatcaatgaacATATTAGTTACTGAATAAATGACTTTTCCCAGTG is drawn from Epinephelus fuscoguttatus linkage group LG5, E.fuscoguttatus.final_Chr_v1 and contains these coding sequences:
- the LOC125888561 gene encoding sarcoplasmic/endoplasmic reticulum calcium ATPase regulator DWORF-like, whose protein sequence is MSKRASSHKLFPVLLMVGWIIGCTAVVYFVFIFVWRYYKVDSCGSE
- the LOC125889462 gene encoding extracellular calcium-sensing receptor-like codes for the protein MVKSILGSVYQAGDVVIGGLFPVHVKAPQPELDFRSEKVNASCEIFNQRAYRWLQAMIFAVEEINSNPDLLPNFTLGYLAADTCLAERTTLLAAMAMITGQEVHLANSECGSVPTVPVIVGDARSSASIVVANTLGVFDVPMVSYLASCVCLSDNRRYPLFFRTMPSDAAQAWAMAELLHLMGWTWVGLVSADDDYGRFGMQMLMDALRGTEVCVAYHEVIPKDYPKMTMQRIVETIQKSTARAVVTFLIDQDAKALFEEVVHQNVTDKQWIANEAWVTYSTVSIPRNIPSLAGTIGFALRKADIPGVGAFLARLNPSLSSPESDPFMKELWETLFGCSLSAGLGETLCSGSEVIGIGESLYTDVSQLRITYNVYKAVYAIAHAIKNMLACEPGGGPFLQGQCPDIRRLQPVQIAHYLREVNFTTPLKEWMNFDENGDPPASYDIINWHVTPQGTIEFVTVGHFVSTQGSDGQFHIDMDKLMWGGHSRHKVPVSVCSNPCLPGTRKAVQKGKPVCCFDCLPCAEGEISNQTGSLECIRCPDRFWSNSNHTVCIPQQVDFLSYNDTMGIVLSVISAVGATLTAATFATFLYYRHTPLVRANNSEVSFMLLLSLKLCFLCSLAFIGRPVAWSCMLRHTLFGISFVLCVSCLLSRTVVVLVAFRSTLPGENLMRYVGPAQQRLGISICTLVQVLICVLWLTLAPPQPAERDIMDHWGPKIILECAIGSVVGFSLVLGYIGLLACLSLLLAFLARKLPDNFNEAKLITFSMLIFCTVWVAFVPAYISSPGKYTVAVEIFAILASSYGLLFCIFAPKCFIILLRPERNTKKQVMAR